From one Pristis pectinata isolate sPriPec2 chromosome 12, sPriPec2.1.pri, whole genome shotgun sequence genomic stretch:
- the LOC127576746 gene encoding myb-related transcription factor, partner of profilin-like isoform X2: MERRSDIFGEGGQPPTMQSRRQAWLFVMEKVNAVSGTRRTWEEVRKKVHDLKKSTKEKLAYNRRSRQISVGGRPDIKTLTEFENDMIALFGKETFEGLDPVDLGVTSRLSDQGETSGSSTIAVKQHHSPKYQVSPSHPEAGTSTDTPTGGDGSVEDEEELDFQHDVQETCCPMTCTPR, translated from the exons ATGGAGCGGCGCAGCGACATCTTCGGCGAGGGCGGCCAGCCGCCCACCATGCAGAGCCGCCGGCAGGCCTGGCTCTTCGTTATGGAGAAGGTCAACGCCGTGTCAGGCACCCGCCGCACCTGGGAGGAGGTGCGCAAGAAGGTGCACGACCTGAAGAAGAGCACCAAG GAGAAACTCGCATATAACAGAAGATCGCGCCAAATCTCAGTGGGAGGACGGCCGGACATCAAAACCTTGACCGAGTTTGAGAACGACATGATCGCTCTTTTTGGGAAGGAAACCTTTGAGGGCCTTGACCCTGTGGACCTGGGTGTCACGTCTAGGCTCAGCG ACCAAGGGGAAACAAGTGGATCATCCACCATAGCTGTAAAACAGCACCACTCACCTAAGTACCAAGTGTCCCCATCCCACCCTGAAGCAGGCACCAGTACAGATACACCCACTGGAGGAGATGGTAGTGTTGAggatgaggaggaactgg atttccagcatgatGTTCAGGAAACCTGCTGTCCAATGACGTGCACTCCCAGATGA
- the LOC127576746 gene encoding uncharacterized protein LOC127576746 isoform X1 translates to MERRSDIFGEGGQPPTMQSRRQAWLFVMEKVNAVSGTRRTWEEVRKKVHDLKKSTKEKLAYNRRSRQISVGGRPDIKTLTEFENDMIALFGKETFEGLDPVDLGVTSRLSDQGETSGSSTIAVKQHHSPKYQVSPSHPEAGTSTDTPTGGDGSVEDEEELGESLNISEGGRPILVDDERSSFEGWRPPVLGPPIEADVDTDLSGPAFKRRLLEHEFSVEQSLASIHTTVEDGMLMLDQRLCALQSAIEQLSTPVASAVETSLTQALETVGSSLMNAHTAAIEVLGSKLQEAVKAGFISLGERLQATMAEGFQGLIEAQCSMITQIIGQREKMASTSGVGQARPAGGHSSKGSLPMKHPPQATGGAASERLESRATQHQRPLALMQVHQG, encoded by the exons ATGGAGCGGCGCAGCGACATCTTCGGCGAGGGCGGCCAGCCGCCCACCATGCAGAGCCGCCGGCAGGCCTGGCTCTTCGTTATGGAGAAGGTCAACGCCGTGTCAGGCACCCGCCGCACCTGGGAGGAGGTGCGCAAGAAGGTGCACGACCTGAAGAAGAGCACCAAG GAGAAACTCGCATATAACAGAAGATCGCGCCAAATCTCAGTGGGAGGACGGCCGGACATCAAAACCTTGACCGAGTTTGAGAACGACATGATCGCTCTTTTTGGGAAGGAAACCTTTGAGGGCCTTGACCCTGTGGACCTGGGTGTCACGTCTAGGCTCAGCG ACCAAGGGGAAACAAGTGGATCATCCACCATAGCTGTAAAACAGCACCACTCACCTAAGTACCAAGTGTCCCCATCCCACCCTGAAGCAGGCACCAGTACAGATACACCCACTGGAGGAGATGGTAGTGTTGAggatgaggaggaactgggtgAGTCACTGAACATTAGTGAGGGAGGGCGACCAATACTGGTAGATGATGAGAGGTCTTCTTTCGAAGGCTGGAGACCCCCAGTGCTGGGCCCACCAATAGAGGCAGATGTAGATACAGATCTCAGTGGGCCTGCCTTCAAACGGAGGCTGTTGGAGCACGAGTTCAGTGTGGAGCAGTCGCTTGCCTCCATTCACACAACTGTGGAAGATGGCATGCTTATGCTGGACCAACGGTTGTGTGCACTGCAGTCTGCCATCGAGCAGTTGTCGACACCAGTGGCTTCTGCAGTGGAAACTTCCCTTACACAGGCCTTGGAAACAGTCGGGTCCTCGCTCATGAATGCCCACACTGCTGCTATAGAGGTTTTAGGCTCCAAACTCCAAGAAGCTGTTAAGGCAGGCTTCATCTCACTTGGAGAACGTTTGCAGGCAACCATGGCAGAGGGGTTCCAAGGTCTCATAGAAGCTCAGTGCTCTATGATTACACAGATTATAGGTCAGCGTGAAAAGATGGCGTCCACCAGTGGAGTAGGGCAGGCTCGTCCAGCAGGTGGTCATTCGAGTAAAGGTTCACTGCCGATGAAGCACCCTCCTCAGGCGACTGGAGGTGCAGCCTCTGAAAGGTTAGAGTCCAGAGCGACTCAACACCAGAGACCGCTGGCACTGATGCAGGTCCATCAGGGTTAG